The proteins below come from a single Pleuronectes platessa chromosome 3, fPlePla1.1, whole genome shotgun sequence genomic window:
- the LOC128437127 gene encoding salivary glue protein Sgs-3, whose protein sequence is MLLIILIQLLIVASAIAPTSAAATTVAPTTAAPTTVAATTAAPTTVAATTAAPTTVAPTTAAPTTVAPTTAAPTTVAPTTAAPTTVAPTTAAPTTVAPTTAAPTTVAPTTTAPTTVAATTAAPTTVAPTTTAPTTVAPTTTAPTTVAPTTAAPTTPATVATTTTNTAAHAGIVSVSSLVFCHFSVVLFMSLCTV, encoded by the exons ATGCTCCTGATCATCCTGATTCAACTCCTGATCGTCG CATCAGCAATAGCACCTACAAGTGCAGCTgccaccactgtagcacctacaactgcagcacccaccactgtagcagctacaactgcagcacccaccactgtagcagctacaactgcagcacccacaactgtagcacctacaactgcagcacccaccactgtagcacctacaactgcagcacccaccactgtagcacctacaactgcagcacccaccactgtagcgcctacaactgcagcacccaccactgtagcacctacaactgcagcacccaccactgtagcgcCTACAACtacagcacccaccactgtggcagctacaactgcagcacccaccactgtagcacctacaactacagcacccaccactgtagcacctacaactacagcacccaccactgtagcgcctacaactgcagcacctaCCACGCCGGCTACtgttgccaccaccaccactaacaCTGCTGCACATGCTGGGATCGTATCCGTGAGCAGTCTGGTGTTCTGTCACTTCAGTGTTGTTCTCTTCATGTCCCTCTGTACAGTGTGA
- the LOC128436979 gene encoding salivary glue protein Sgs-3 isoform X1, whose product MLLIILIQLLIVASANVQATTTVAATTAAPTTVAATTAAPTTVAATTAAPTTVAPTTAAPTTVAATTAAPTTVAPTTAAPTTVAATTAAPTTLAPTTAAPTTPATVATTTTNTAAHAGIVSVSSLVFCHFSVVLFMSLCTV is encoded by the exons ATGCTCCTGATCATCCTGATTCAACTCCTGATCGTCG CATCAGCAAATGTCCAGGCAACCACCACTGTagcagctacaactgcagcacccaccactgtagcagctacaactgcagcacccaccactgtagcagctacaactgcagcacccaccactgtagcacctacaactgcagcacccaccactgtagcagctacaactgcagcacccaccactgtagcacctacaactgcagcacccaccactgtagcagctacaactgcagcacccaccactctagcacctacaactgcagcacccaccacgcCGGCTACtgttgccaccaccaccactaacaCTGCTGCACATGCTGGGATCGTATCCGTGAGCAGTCTGGTGTTCTGTCACTTCAGTGTTGTTCTCTTCATGTCCCTCTGTACAGTGTGA
- the LOC128436979 gene encoding salivary glue protein Sgs-3 isoform X2: protein MLLIILIQLLIVASANVQATTTVAATTAAPTTVAATTAAPTTVAATTAAPTTVAPTTAAPTTVAATTAAPTTVAPTTAAPTTVAATTAAPTTPATVATTTTNTAAHAGIVSVSSLVFCHFSVVLFMSLCTV from the exons ATGCTCCTGATCATCCTGATTCAACTCCTGATCGTCG CATCAGCAAATGTCCAGGCAACCACCACTGTagcagctacaactgcagcacccaccactgtagcagctacaactgcagcacccaccactgtagcagctacaactgcagcacccaccactgtagcacctacaactgcagcacccaccactgtagcagctacaactgcagcacccaccactgtagcacctacaactgcagcacccaccactgtagcag ctacaactgcagcacccaccacgcCGGCTACtgttgccaccaccaccactaacaCTGCTGCACATGCTGGGATCGTATCCGTGAGCAGTCTGGTGTTCTGTCACTTCAGTGTTGTTCTCTTCATGTCCCTCTGTACAGTGTGA
- the LOC128437014 gene encoding salivary glue protein Sgs-3 has protein sequence MLLIILIHLLIVASANVQATTTVAATTAAPTTLAATTAAPTTVAATTAAPTTVAPTTAAPTTVAPTTAAPTTVAATTAAPTTVAPTTAAPTTVAATTAAPTTVAPTTAAPTTVAPTTAAPTTVAPTTAAPTTPAPVVTTTTNTAAHAGIVSVSSLVFCHFSVVLFMSLCTV, from the exons ATGCTCCTGATCATCCTGATTCATCTCCTGATCGTCG CATCAGCAAATGTCCAGGCAACCACCACTGTagcagctacaactgcagcacccaccactctagcagctacaactgcagcacccaccactgtagcagctacaactgcagcacccaccactgtagcacctacaactgcagcacccaccactgtagcacctacaactgcagcacccaccactgtagcagctacaactgcagcacccaccactgtagcacctacaactgcagcacccaccactgtagcagctacaactgcagcacccaccactgtagcacctacaactgcagcacccaccactgtagcacctacaactgcagcacccaccactgtagcacctacaactgcagcacccaccacgcCGGCTCCTGttgtcaccaccaccactaaCACTGCTGCACATGCTGGGATCGTATCCGTGAGCAGTCTGGTGTTCTGTCACTTCAGTGTTGTTCTCTTCATGTCCCTCTGTACAGTGTGA
- the LOC128437009 gene encoding salivary glue protein Sgs-3: MLLIILIQLLIVASANVQATTTVAATTAAPTTVAATTAAPTTVAPTTAAPTTVAATTAAPTTVAPTTAAPTSVAPTTAAPTTVAPTTAAPTTVAATTAAPTTPATVATTTTNTAAHAGIVSVSSLVFCHFSVVLFMSLCTV; this comes from the exons ATGCTCCTGATCATCCTGATTCAACTCCTGATCGTCG CATCAGCAAATGTCCAGGCAACCACCACTGTagcagctacaactgcagcacccaccactgtagcagctacaactgcagcacccaccactgtagcacctacaactgcagcacccaccactgtagcagctacaactgcagcacccaccactgtagcacctacaactgcagcacccaccagtgtagcacctacaactgcagcacccaccactgtagcacctacaactgcagcacccaccactgtagcagctacaactgcagcacccaccacgcCGGCTACtgttgccaccaccaccactaacaCTGCTGCACATGCTGGGATCGTATCCGTGAGCAGTCTGGTGTTCTGTCACTTCAGTGTTGTTCTCTTCATGTCCCTCTGTACAGTGTGA
- the LOC128437011 gene encoding salivary glue protein Sgs-3, producing the protein MLLIILIQLLIIASANAQTTTTVAATTAAPTTVAPTTAAPTTVAPTTAAPTTVAPTTAAPTTVAATTAAPTTVAPTTAAPTTVAATTAAPTTPATVASTTTNTAAHAGIVSVSSLVFCHFSVVLFMSLCTV; encoded by the exons ATGCTCCTGATCATCCTGATTCAACTCCTGATCATCG CATCAGCAAATGCCCAGACAACCACCACTGTagcagctacaactgcagcacccaccactgtagcacctacaactgcagcacccaccactgtagcacctacaactgcagcacccaccactgtagcacctacaactgcagcacccaccactgtagcagctacaactgcagcacccaccactgtagcacctacaactgcagcacccaccactgtagcagctacaactgcagcacccaccacgcCGGCTACTGTTGCATCAACCACCACTAACACTGCTGCACATGCTGGGATCGTATCCGTGAGCAGTCTGGTGTTCTGTCACTTCAGTGTTGTTCTCTTCATGTCCCTCTGTACAGTGTGA